The proteins below are encoded in one region of Phaseolus vulgaris cultivar G19833 chromosome 1, P. vulgaris v2.0, whole genome shotgun sequence:
- the LOC137814051 gene encoding disease resistance protein RGA2-like isoform X1, producing the protein MKVDHFFSSSNSLVFRFRMAHQIKHVRRRFDKIAADGNKFGLERIEVDHRLVQRRDMSYSHVDASGVIGRESDREEIINLLMQPHPHGDGYGDQSVCVIPIVGIGGLGKTTLAKLVFNDKRMDDLFQLKMWVCISDDFDIRQIIIKIINSASASAPTIALAHQENNKNFDIEQLQSRLRHRLSGQKYLLVLDDIWNDNRAKWTELKDLIKVGAIGSKILVTTRSNSIATMMGTVPSYVLEGLSMENCYSLFNKWAFKEGEEKKYSNLVEIGKEIVNKCRGVPLAVRTLGSSLFLNFNSERWEFVRDHGIWNLKQEKDDILPALKLSYDQMPSYLRHCFAFFSLYPKDYGCTGAEVVNLWAALGLLRSEVGSQKIENTARQYIDELHSRSFLEDFEDFGHLYYFKVHDLVHDLAQYVAKEEILVVNSVTRNIPEQVRHLSVVENDSLSHALFPKSSSVRTILFPIVGVGVDNVALLDAWITRYKFLRILDLSDSSLETLPNSIAKLEHLRALSLENNRNIKRLPHSICKLQNLQALSLRGCVELETLPKGLGMLISLRKLFITTKQSILPEEEFASLMNLHTLSFEFCDNLMFLFRGAQQLTSLEILIVQSCRRLESFPFHILPKLEVLFVIRCEMLNLSLDCEKPIHSLRMKFLHIEQCPRQQTLPQWIEGASDTLQTLLISNWHSLEMLPEWLTAMTRLKILHIVNCPQLCCLPSGMHRLRSLEDLSIDGCSELSRKCEPQCGEYWSFIAHIKHLSIGETRERKLLFQMQKKIRLKLQI; encoded by the coding sequence ATGAAGGTAGACCACttcttttcttcatctaatTCTCTTGTTTTTCGTTTTAGGATGGCTCATCAAATCAAACATGTTAGGCGTAGATTTGATAAGATAGCAGCTGATGGAAACAAGTTTGGTCTTGAGAGGATTGAGGTTGATCACAGACTTGTGCAAAGGAGAGATATGAGTTATTCCCATGTTGATGCTTCAGGGGTGATTGGAAGGGAGAGTGATAGAGAAGAAATTATTAATCTTTTGATGCAACCTCACCCTCATGGTGATGGTTATGGAGATCAAAGTGTTTGTGTTATTCCCATAGTGGGTATTGGAGGGTTGGGGAAGACCACACTTGCGAAGTTGGTTTTCAATGATAAGAGAATGGATGATCTTTTCCAGTTGAAGATGTGGGTGTGTATCTCTGATGACTTTGACATAAGAcagataattattaaaataatcaacTCTGCTTCAGCTTCGGCTCCAACTATTGCTCTTGCTCAccaagaaaacaataaaaacttTGATATTGAGCAGCTACAAAGTCGTCTTAGACACAGGCTTTCTGGTCAGAAGTATTTGCTAGTCTTGGATGATATATGGAATGATAATCGAGCAAAATGGACAGAGTTGAAAGATTTAATTAAAGTGGGTGCAATTGGAAGCAAAATCTTGGTGACAACACGAAGTAATTCAATTGCTACAATGATGGGCACTGTTCCCTCGTATGTTTTGGAAGGTCTTTCCATGGAGAATTGTTATTCTCTGTTTAACAAATGGGCATTTAAGGAAGgcgaagaaaaaaaatattcaaatctaGTAGAGATTGGAAAAGAAATTGTGAATAAATGTAGAGGGGTTCCACTAGCAGTGCGAACTTTAGGAAGTTCTCTgttcttaaattttaattcagAAAGGTGGGAGTTTGTGAGAGACCATGGCATATGGAActtaaaacaagaaaaagatgACATTTTACCTGCTCTTAAGTTGAGCTATGACCAAATGCCTTCCTATTTGAGACACtgttttgctttcttttctctttatcCAAAAGATTATGGCTGTACTGGTGCTGAAGTTGTTAACCTTTGGGCGGCACTTGGCTTACTTAGATCTGAGGTTGGAAGTCAAAAGATAGAGAATACTGCAAGACAGTATATAGACGAGTTACATTCGAGATCATTTCTTGAGGATTTTGAGGACTTTGGTCACCTTTACTATTTCAAAGTGCATGATTTGGTACATGATCTTGCCCAGTATGTTGCAAAAGAAGAGATTCTTGTGGTAAACTCAGTTACCCGGAATATACCTGAGCAAGTAAGGCATTTATCAGTTGTTGAAAATGATTCACTTAGCCATGCTTTGTTCCCCAAGTCCAGTAGTGTGAGAACTATATTATTTCCAATAGTTGGAGTTGGTGTTGATAATGTAGCTCTTTTGGATGCATGGATAACAAGATACAAATTCTTGCGTATTTTAGATTTAAGCGATTCTTCTCTTGAGACACTTCCCAATTCAATTGCTAAACTGGAGCATCTGCGAGCTCTCAGTCTTGAAAATAACCGCAACATAAAAAGACTTCCTCATTCTATATGCAAACTCCAAAATTTGCAAGCTTTGTCTTTGAGAGGATGTGTGGAGCTTGAAACATTGCCTAAAGGATTAGGGATGTTAATCAGCCTTCGAAAATTGTTTATCACCACAAAACAGTCTATTCTGCCAGAGGAGGAATTTGCAAGTTTGATGAATCTTCATACTTTGAGTTTTGAATTTTGTGACAATTTGATGTTTCTGTTCCGAGGGGCACAACAACTCACATCCCTTGAAATTTTGATTGTTCAATCATGTAGGAGGCTAGAGTCCTTTCCTTTTCATATTCTCCCTAAACTGGAGGTTCTGTTTGTCATAAGGTGTGAGATGCTAAATCTGTCCTTGGACTGTGAAAAACCAATCCACAGTTTGAGGATGAAGTTTCTGCATATTGAGCAATGTCCAAGGCAACAGACATTGCCTCAATGGATTGAAGGAGCTTCCGACACTTTGCAGACATTGTTAATTTCAAATTGGCATAGTCTTGAGATGCTTCCTGAGTGGCTTACAGCAATGACTCGTCTTAAGATTCTTCATATTGTTAACTGTCCTCAGCTGTGTTGTCTCCCGAGTGGCATGCATCGCCTCCGTTCCCTTGAAGATTTGAGCATAGACGGTTGTTCCGAATTGAGTCGAAAATGTGAACCTCAATGTGGTGAGTACTGGTCCTTCATTGCTCACATCAAACACCTTTCCATTGGTGAAACAAGAGAACGGAAACTCCTTTTCCAAATGCAGAAGAAGATCCGCTTGAAATTGCAGATATAA
- the LOC137814051 gene encoding disease resistance protein RGA2-like isoform X2: MSYSHVDASGVIGRESDREEIINLLMQPHPHGDGYGDQSVCVIPIVGIGGLGKTTLAKLVFNDKRMDDLFQLKMWVCISDDFDIRQIIIKIINSASASAPTIALAHQENNKNFDIEQLQSRLRHRLSGQKYLLVLDDIWNDNRAKWTELKDLIKVGAIGSKILVTTRSNSIATMMGTVPSYVLEGLSMENCYSLFNKWAFKEGEEKKYSNLVEIGKEIVNKCRGVPLAVRTLGSSLFLNFNSERWEFVRDHGIWNLKQEKDDILPALKLSYDQMPSYLRHCFAFFSLYPKDYGCTGAEVVNLWAALGLLRSEVGSQKIENTARQYIDELHSRSFLEDFEDFGHLYYFKVHDLVHDLAQYVAKEEILVVNSVTRNIPEQVRHLSVVENDSLSHALFPKSSSVRTILFPIVGVGVDNVALLDAWITRYKFLRILDLSDSSLETLPNSIAKLEHLRALSLENNRNIKRLPHSICKLQNLQALSLRGCVELETLPKGLGMLISLRKLFITTKQSILPEEEFASLMNLHTLSFEFCDNLMFLFRGAQQLTSLEILIVQSCRRLESFPFHILPKLEVLFVIRCEMLNLSLDCEKPIHSLRMKFLHIEQCPRQQTLPQWIEGASDTLQTLLISNWHSLEMLPEWLTAMTRLKILHIVNCPQLCCLPSGMHRLRSLEDLSIDGCSELSRKCEPQCGEYWSFIAHIKHLSIGETRERKLLFQMQKKIRLKLQI; encoded by the coding sequence ATGAGTTATTCCCATGTTGATGCTTCAGGGGTGATTGGAAGGGAGAGTGATAGAGAAGAAATTATTAATCTTTTGATGCAACCTCACCCTCATGGTGATGGTTATGGAGATCAAAGTGTTTGTGTTATTCCCATAGTGGGTATTGGAGGGTTGGGGAAGACCACACTTGCGAAGTTGGTTTTCAATGATAAGAGAATGGATGATCTTTTCCAGTTGAAGATGTGGGTGTGTATCTCTGATGACTTTGACATAAGAcagataattattaaaataatcaacTCTGCTTCAGCTTCGGCTCCAACTATTGCTCTTGCTCAccaagaaaacaataaaaacttTGATATTGAGCAGCTACAAAGTCGTCTTAGACACAGGCTTTCTGGTCAGAAGTATTTGCTAGTCTTGGATGATATATGGAATGATAATCGAGCAAAATGGACAGAGTTGAAAGATTTAATTAAAGTGGGTGCAATTGGAAGCAAAATCTTGGTGACAACACGAAGTAATTCAATTGCTACAATGATGGGCACTGTTCCCTCGTATGTTTTGGAAGGTCTTTCCATGGAGAATTGTTATTCTCTGTTTAACAAATGGGCATTTAAGGAAGgcgaagaaaaaaaatattcaaatctaGTAGAGATTGGAAAAGAAATTGTGAATAAATGTAGAGGGGTTCCACTAGCAGTGCGAACTTTAGGAAGTTCTCTgttcttaaattttaattcagAAAGGTGGGAGTTTGTGAGAGACCATGGCATATGGAActtaaaacaagaaaaagatgACATTTTACCTGCTCTTAAGTTGAGCTATGACCAAATGCCTTCCTATTTGAGACACtgttttgctttcttttctctttatcCAAAAGATTATGGCTGTACTGGTGCTGAAGTTGTTAACCTTTGGGCGGCACTTGGCTTACTTAGATCTGAGGTTGGAAGTCAAAAGATAGAGAATACTGCAAGACAGTATATAGACGAGTTACATTCGAGATCATTTCTTGAGGATTTTGAGGACTTTGGTCACCTTTACTATTTCAAAGTGCATGATTTGGTACATGATCTTGCCCAGTATGTTGCAAAAGAAGAGATTCTTGTGGTAAACTCAGTTACCCGGAATATACCTGAGCAAGTAAGGCATTTATCAGTTGTTGAAAATGATTCACTTAGCCATGCTTTGTTCCCCAAGTCCAGTAGTGTGAGAACTATATTATTTCCAATAGTTGGAGTTGGTGTTGATAATGTAGCTCTTTTGGATGCATGGATAACAAGATACAAATTCTTGCGTATTTTAGATTTAAGCGATTCTTCTCTTGAGACACTTCCCAATTCAATTGCTAAACTGGAGCATCTGCGAGCTCTCAGTCTTGAAAATAACCGCAACATAAAAAGACTTCCTCATTCTATATGCAAACTCCAAAATTTGCAAGCTTTGTCTTTGAGAGGATGTGTGGAGCTTGAAACATTGCCTAAAGGATTAGGGATGTTAATCAGCCTTCGAAAATTGTTTATCACCACAAAACAGTCTATTCTGCCAGAGGAGGAATTTGCAAGTTTGATGAATCTTCATACTTTGAGTTTTGAATTTTGTGACAATTTGATGTTTCTGTTCCGAGGGGCACAACAACTCACATCCCTTGAAATTTTGATTGTTCAATCATGTAGGAGGCTAGAGTCCTTTCCTTTTCATATTCTCCCTAAACTGGAGGTTCTGTTTGTCATAAGGTGTGAGATGCTAAATCTGTCCTTGGACTGTGAAAAACCAATCCACAGTTTGAGGATGAAGTTTCTGCATATTGAGCAATGTCCAAGGCAACAGACATTGCCTCAATGGATTGAAGGAGCTTCCGACACTTTGCAGACATTGTTAATTTCAAATTGGCATAGTCTTGAGATGCTTCCTGAGTGGCTTACAGCAATGACTCGTCTTAAGATTCTTCATATTGTTAACTGTCCTCAGCTGTGTTGTCTCCCGAGTGGCATGCATCGCCTCCGTTCCCTTGAAGATTTGAGCATAGACGGTTGTTCCGAATTGAGTCGAAAATGTGAACCTCAATGTGGTGAGTACTGGTCCTTCATTGCTCACATCAAACACCTTTCCATTGGTGAAACAAGAGAACGGAAACTCCTTTTCCAAATGCAGAAGAAGATCCGCTTGAAATTGCAGATATAA
- the LOC137815984 gene encoding uncharacterized protein → MARPTKFMRSTKRIPSYFEHVDFLHSQHDSCSSKKSTEGHLPQILPAQSIPLLDQFPIGYHPYIVDVVDIKADGHCGYRVVAAELGMGEESWVVVRMNLLKELSEWRQEYVELFGGDERYEYLKKSLLVDHMSMAGADKWMTIPDMGYVIANRYNVKLKDGYPIPPTNILWASHRYPTTQSWSTYYISRYKFIHK, encoded by the exons ATGGCTCGTCCTACCAAATTCATGAGATCAACTAAGCGAATCCCTTCTTATTTTGAACATGTGGATTTCTTACACTCACAACATGATAGTTGTTCGAGTAAAAAATCTACTGAAGGACACTTACCACAAATTCTACCAGCACAATCCATTCCTTTGCTTGATCAGTTCCCTATAGGATATCATCCATACATTGTTGATGTTGTCGACATTAAGGCTGATGGCCATTGTGGGTACCGTGTTGTTGCTGCCGAATTGGGCATGGGAGAGGAGTCATGGGTTGTTGTTCGAatgaatttgttaaaagaacTAAGTGAATGGAGACAAGAATATGTTGAACTGTTTGGTGGTGATGAACGATATGAATACTTGAAGAAGTCACTTCTAGTTGACCACATGTCTATG GCAGGAGCAGATAAGTGGATGACAATCCCAGACATGGGATACGTTATTGCTAATCGGTATAAT GTGAAGCTGAAAGATGGTTATCCAATTCCACCAACAAATATACTATGGGCATCGCATCGTTATCCTACGACCCAATCTTGGTCAACATACTACATTAGTCGATACAAGTTTATACACAAATAG